In Desulfobulbaceae bacterium, a single window of DNA contains:
- the hemL gene encoding glutamate-1-semialdehyde-2,1-aminomutase: protein MKTDSSRTFFQRAQQSIPGGVSSPVRACKSVGCDPVFIERANGSKVYDVDGNEYVDFVCSWGPMILGHNHPTVAAAIHSAVDKGTSFGAPSPMEVELAEMVCQAMPSVEKVRFVNSGTEATMSAIRLARGYTGKNVVVKFDGCYHGHADAFLVKAGSGVVTLGIPGSPGVPEDVVKNTISIPYNDFEVLEKTLTDSSLNIACVIMEPVAANMGVIPAAPGFLERVRELTRANNILLIFDEVITGFRLSLGGAQAKFNIMPDLTCMGKIIGGGLPVGAYGGKKEIMNLIAPEGPVYQAGTLSGNPLAMAAGIATLKVLSAPGFYERLDKKAADFAGELESLAKKYSIPATLNRVGSVITTFFTGSPVTDFTSAMTSDTARFATFYQDMLAQGIYLAPSQFEAAFISDAHSSEDLAKTLEKTESSFRKLANT, encoded by the coding sequence GACAGACAGCTCTCGTACTTTTTTTCAGCGGGCTCAGCAATCTATTCCCGGCGGGGTAAGTAGTCCGGTTCGGGCGTGCAAGTCGGTGGGATGCGATCCGGTATTTATCGAGCGGGCCAATGGTTCTAAGGTCTATGATGTTGATGGCAATGAATATGTGGATTTTGTCTGCTCCTGGGGGCCGATGATCCTCGGTCATAATCATCCGACCGTGGCTGCGGCGATTCACTCGGCCGTTGATAAGGGGACCAGTTTTGGGGCGCCGTCGCCGATGGAGGTTGAATTGGCAGAGATGGTGTGCCAGGCTATGCCGTCGGTGGAGAAGGTGCGGTTTGTCAACTCCGGCACCGAGGCCACCATGAGCGCTATCCGCCTTGCCCGTGGCTATACCGGCAAGAACGTGGTGGTTAAGTTCGATGGTTGTTATCATGGTCATGCCGATGCCTTTTTGGTTAAGGCAGGTTCTGGGGTGGTGACGTTGGGGATTCCCGGCAGTCCGGGAGTACCCGAAGATGTGGTTAAGAATACGATCTCCATCCCTTACAATGATTTTGAGGTGTTGGAGAAGACCTTGACCGATAGCTCTTTGAATATCGCTTGTGTGATCATGGAGCCTGTTGCTGCCAATATGGGTGTAATACCTGCAGCGCCAGGTTTTCTGGAGCGGGTGCGGGAGTTGACTCGGGCCAACAATATTTTGTTGATTTTTGATGAGGTGATTACCGGGTTTCGGTTGAGCCTTGGCGGTGCTCAGGCAAAATTCAATATTATGCCCGACCTGACATGTATGGGGAAGATCATCGGCGGTGGTTTGCCAGTGGGCGCCTATGGCGGTAAAAAAGAGATTATGAATCTTATTGCCCCGGAAGGTCCAGTGTATCAGGCTGGAACACTTTCCGGAAACCCCTTGGCTATGGCCGCAGGGATCGCCACGCTGAAGGTCCTCAGCGCTCCGGGATTCTATGAGCGGCTGGATAAAAAGGCCGCAGATTTTGCTGGAGAGCTTGAGTCGCTGGCAAAGAAATACTCGATACCAGCGACATTGAACCGCGTCGGATCAGTGATTACGACCTTTTTTACCGGGAGCCCAGTGACTGATTTTACCAGTGCCATGACATCGGACACCGCTAGATTCGCGACATTTTATCAAGATATGCTGGCTCAGGGGATTTATCTGGCTCCGTCCCAGTTTGAGGCGGCATTTATCTCGGACGCGCATTCCAGTGAGGACTTGGCGAAGACATTGGAAAAAACTGAATCGTCGTTCAGAAAATTGGCTAACACCTGA
- a CDS encoding AtpZ/AtpI family protein: MKPQGTRKELMRLLADFSTIGLSLASSIFVGFGMGYLLDEKLFGGRTTPWFMLIFFGFGVFAGFRTLYRLTRRNDL, from the coding sequence ATGAAGCCGCAAGGTACTCGTAAGGAGTTGATGCGGTTGCTGGCCGATTTTTCCACCATCGGCCTCAGCTTGGCGTCAAGTATTTTTGTTGGTTTTGGCATGGGCTATCTGCTTGACGAGAAGTTGTTCGGCGGTCGCACTACCCCTTGGTTCATGTTGATTTTTTTTGGTTTCGGAGTGTTTGCCGGGTTTAGGACCTTGTATCGTCTGACACGCCGTAATGATCTTTAA
- the atpB gene encoding F0F1 ATP synthase subunit A translates to MEHPILFISVILQALGLPVPHTLVGDTVLAKLVSPHMTYTWFVMLVLILVPKLTMGKIEMIPGKGQNFWEAVVDGIEGFMADNMGKEGARMMFPMLATFALYILVANMVGLMPGFMSPTSNLNITLACTLIIFVTTHILGVKSHGIGYVKHFLGPIPWLIPLMLPIELISHLARILSLSIRLFGNIMAKETLLGILFMLAGAYFAPLPILCLGVLVSVVQSLVFVLLSILYFSAAMEHAH, encoded by the coding sequence ATGGAACATCCAATACTATTCATTTCAGTGATATTGCAGGCACTCGGACTGCCGGTCCCACACACTCTGGTTGGTGATACTGTCCTCGCCAAACTTGTTTCTCCGCATATGACGTACACCTGGTTTGTCATGCTGGTATTGATTTTGGTCCCTAAATTAACTATGGGCAAGATCGAGATGATCCCCGGCAAGGGGCAGAACTTCTGGGAAGCGGTTGTCGATGGAATTGAAGGGTTTATGGCGGATAATATGGGAAAGGAGGGGGCCCGGATGATGTTCCCGATGCTGGCTACCTTTGCTTTGTATATTCTGGTTGCCAATATGGTTGGGTTAATGCCGGGTTTCATGTCACCGACTTCTAATCTTAATATCACTCTGGCTTGTACCCTGATCATCTTTGTAACTACCCACATCCTTGGGGTCAAGAGCCATGGGATTGGTTACGTCAAACACTTTCTCGGGCCGATTCCCTGGTTGATTCCTCTGATGCTGCCCATTGAGTTGATCAGTCATTTGGCGAGAATTTTGTCTCTCTCCATTCGTCTCTTTGGTAACATCATGGCCAAAGAAACATTGCTCGGCATTCTGTTTATGCTTGCCGGGGCATATTTTGCACCGCTGCCTATTCTCTGCCTGGGGGTGTTGGTATCGGTGGTGCAGTCCTTGGTTTTTGTCCTGCTGTCGATCCTGTATTTCTCGGCGGCGATGGAGCATGCTCATTAA
- a CDS encoding ATP synthase subunit I: MIFKRPRVMDRQPDFSLNTVLVCNWALLAAMPLAAAMAYSGRIAVAVLIGAVIANASFILLKKDLTQVMKGPMQAVKVRFFIKYYMRLSVLAVMLYFLVRYGQVHVVGLLVGLSSVVVGIVVAAVSQAKDIYFSGKEAL; the protein is encoded by the coding sequence ATGATCTTTAAGAGACCACGGGTTATGGATAGGCAACCAGACTTTTCGCTGAATACTGTTTTGGTGTGTAACTGGGCGCTTCTTGCCGCCATGCCCCTTGCTGCCGCAATGGCCTATTCGGGAAGAATTGCAGTTGCGGTTTTGATCGGAGCAGTTATTGCCAATGCGAGTTTTATCCTGCTTAAGAAGGATTTGACTCAGGTGATGAAAGGTCCTATGCAGGCGGTAAAAGTTCGTTTCTTCATTAAGTATTACATGCGTTTGTCTGTCTTGGCCGTGATGTTGTATTTTTTGGTCAGGTATGGGCAGGTGCATGTGGTTGGATTGCTTGTTGGGTTGTCATCGGTAGTGGTTGGAATTGTTGTTGCCGCTGTCAGCCAGGCAAAAGACATTTATTTTTCAGGAAAGGAGGCACTGTAG